In a genomic window of Gossypium arboreum isolate Shixiya-1 chromosome 9, ASM2569848v2, whole genome shotgun sequence:
- the LOC108456573 gene encoding exocyst complex component EXO70E2-like → MDGCQSGVPTYEGDLHVVAAAHHIVKALGATKNLSDDLRKILIDLDSHLSMITSNIDSKGGRGLVDVEERLDQAERKIMRWETDPMMIWDSGPKEASDYLEAVDETGKLVDGLRGLSVHENRKQKEILHRAMNILQMAMSRLEEELIHILVRHGQQFEPKHMYSRSIRKDIVYDESFVSVEDEPIKETSSRNYSNDESGECIVDLVHADVIPDIKSIAKVMFTSNYGPEFCEAFISVQKEALEQYFSFLGTENLSIEDVLKMEWTCLSSKMNKWTWSMKIIVRVYLASEKQLCDQVLGGLGSVSSYCFLEISKATILCLLNFGEAVAMGPHRPEKLLRLLDMYETLACLLRDIDTLFSEEAGSFIQLHFHELLERLGESAIAAFEAFRVAISSNGSLYPFAGGGVHPLNKYVMNYIRMFPEYCNTLNLLLKNQHPGVADQVTEPDYGLDASLLTSCPMAYHLRSITSCLESNLHKKSQLYKDEALQHIFLMNNIHYLVQKVKGSELRLFFGDEWIRKHNAMFQQHAMNYERATWSSVVSFLKDDNPGSSSMSKSTFKERCKGFSVAFEEVYKTQTSWSIPDPELREDLRISTSLKVVLAYRTFLGRNLAYTDDKCVKHTVEHVENSLLDLFEGSSRSLRNSRRW, encoded by the coding sequence ATGGATGGATGTCAATCCGGGGTCCCGACATATGAAGGAGACCTTCATGTTGTTGCTGCAGCTCACCATATTGTCAAGGCATTAGGAGCAACTAAGAATCTTAGTGATGATTTGCGGAAGATCCTTATCGATCTCGACTCTCATTTGTCGATGATAACTTCGAATATAGACAGCAAGGGAGGAAGGGGACTTGTTGATGTTGAGGAACGACTCGATCAAGCAGAAAGAAAGATTATGCGGTGGGAAACGGATCCAATGATGATATGGGATTCTGGACCTAAAGAAGCTTCTGACTATCTTGAAGCTGTAGATGAAACTGGGAAATTGGTTGATGGTTTACGAGGGTTATCTGTGCATGAAAATCGGAAGCAGAAGGAAATTCTTCACCGTGCAATGAACATTTTGCAGATGGCAATGTCTAGGCTCGAGGAAGAGCTTATTCATATACTTGTTCGGCATGGGCAACAGTTTGAGCCCAAACACATGTACTCTCGATCTATTCGAAAGGATATTGTGTATGATGAGTCATTTGTTTCAGTTGAGGATGAACCAATCAAGGAAACATCTAGCCGAAACTACAGTAATGATGAAAGTGGTGAATGTATTGTAGATTTGGTCCATGCAGATGTAATTCCTGATATCAAGTCCATTGCAAAGGTTATGTTCACTTCAAATTACGGTCCGGAATTTTGTGAAGCTTTCATCAGTGTACAGAAAGAGGCGTTGGAGCAGTACTTTTCCTTTCTTGGAACCGAGAATCTCAGCATTGAAGATGTGCTGAAAATGGAATGGACTTGCTTGAGTAGCAAGATGAATAAATGGACCTGGTCCATGAAGATCATCGTCCGGGTCTATCTCGCTAGTGAAAAACAGTTATGTGACCAGGTCTTAGGGGGCTTGGGATCTGTTAGTTCATATTGCTTTCTCGAGATCTCAAAGGCAACGATCCTTTGCCTGTTGAACTTCGGTGAAGCCGTAGCAATGGGGCCTCATCGACCTGAAAAGCTGCTTCGTTTGCTTGACATGTACGAAACTTTGGCATGTCTTCTCCGAGACATAGATACATTGTTCTCAGAAGAGGCTGGTTCTTTCATTCAGCTCCATTTCCATGAACTTTTGGAGAGATTAGGTGAATCTGCAATAGCAGCTTTCGAGGCATTTCGGGTTGCTATTTCTTCAAACGGATCCTTATACCCCTTTGCTGGTGGCGGAGTTCACCCTCTCAATAAATATGTCATGAACTACATTAGGATGTTCCCTGAATATTGCAACACCCTCAATTTGCTTCTCAAGAACCAACATCCCGGTGTTGCAGATCAAGTTACCGAGCCAGATTACGGGCTGGATGCATCTCTTTTGACTTCTTGTCCGATGGCTTATCACCTTCGATCAATCACAAGTTGTTTGGAGTCCAATCTTCATAAAAAATCACAACTATACAAAGATGAGGCTTTACAACATATTTTCTTGATGAACAACATCCATTACTTGGTGCAAAAGGTTAAGGGTTCAGAACTCCGGCTCTTCTTCGGAGACGAATGGATTCGTAAGCACAACGCAATGTTTCAACAACATGCAATGAACTATGAGAGAGCCACTTGGAGTTCAGTTGTTTCTTTCCTCAAAGACGATAACCCGGGTTCGAGTTCCATGTCGAAATCAACCTTCAAAGAAAGGTGCAAGGGCTTTAGCGTTGCTTTCGAGGAGGTATACAAGACCCAGACAAGTTGGTCTATCCCGGATCCAGAACTCCGCGAAGACTTGCGGATTTCAACTTCACTTAAAGTAGTCCTCGCGTATCGAACTTTCCTCGGGAGAAACCTTGCTTATACCGACGACAAATGTGTCAAGCATACCGTCGAACACGTGGAAAATTCGCTCTTGGATCTTTTCGAAGGATCGTCGAGATCATTACGCAATTCGCGCAGATGGTGA